The genomic DNA CGTCGCGGTTGTCTCCGCATTTGCATTTTGGGGAAATCACACCTCGCCAAGTTTATTGGGAAACGCAGGATGTGATCGCGAAGTTCAGGGATCAAAATAAAAGCGACGCGGTAAAAAACGCGGACATCTATCTCAGTGAAATCGGCTGGCGGGAGTTCAGCTATTACGTGCTTTATCACTTTCCCCACACCGTGAGCGAACCCTTGCAGGAGAAATTTCAGGATTTTAGCTGGAAAAGCAGCAAAAAGTGGCTGAAAGCGTGGCAGAAAGGTCAGACTGGGTATCCCATCGTCGATGCGGGCATGCGGGAACTATGGCTGACCGGTTGGATGCACAATCGTGTTCGGATGATCGTCGCTTCATTTCTGACTAAAGATCTGCAGATCCATTGGCGAGAGGGAGCGGACTGGTTTATGGATACGCTTGTCGATGCCGATTTGGCCAGCAACACCTTCGGCTGGCAATGGGCTTCCGGCTGCGGAGCGGATGCTGCTCCCTATTTCAGAGTGTTCAACCCGACCACGCAGTCCGAAAAGTTTGATAAACAGGGGGATTATCTGCGAAAATGGTGCCCGGAACTGGCCGATTTGCCAAATAAATGGATTCACAAGCCTGCTGAAGCTCCCGAGCAAGTTTTGCAGCAGGCTGGGGTGGAATTGGGGAAGGATTATCCAAAGCCCATCGTCAATCATGCAGAACAACGGGATCTTGCCCTCGAAAAATGGGAAAAAATCAAATAAATATGGCCGAGCAAAGCCTGCAATGGTTCGTGTATTTTGTGTTCTGGATATGTGCCACGGCTCTGTGAATTTCTTAGTTTTTGACATTTTAAGTTGATATCTCAGGAATACTAAGAACGAATTGGCAGATTTCCGGTCAAGTCAGGTCATTGGCGAGTTGAGAATCGAAGTTCTGCTGGTTAGACTGAGCCTGATTGACCACTTGCGTGTCCTGCTGGACGTGGCTTTTCTTATGTGGTCCAAGACTGACGACAGCCCCGATGCGTTTGGTGGCTCAGGTTCTGTTGAGGACAGATCAGTCAATGTTGTTCCGTTATGGTTGTTGAGAACTTTTTATGAAACATGTTTTATCGGCTCTGGTTATGAATCAGCCTGGTGTGCTGGCACATATTTCTGGAATGTTGGCCTCCCGTGCTTTCAATATCGAAAGTCTTGCTGTCGGCGAGACAGACATTCCCGAATTTTCACGAATGACATTCGTCGTCAGTGGCGACGATCGTGTCCTGGATCAGGTCCGAAAACAGCTTGAAAAAATTGTCACTGTGGTGCAGGTGATTGATTTCTCGAACAAAGATTTCGTCGAACGCGATTTGATGCTCATTAAAGTTCGCACCGAAGGGACCTCGATGACTCAGGTCAAAGAGATGGTCGATATTTTCCGTGCGAAAATTGTCGATGTTCGTCCGCATCAGGTGATGATTGAAATCTCAGGTCCCGAGCAGAAAATTGCGGCTTTTGTCGATGTAATGCGGCCTTTCGGGATCATCGAATTGGTTCGCACCGGGCGAATTGCTCTGACGCGGGAAAATATCGAAAAGCCAGTACTCTATGATTTGCAACCGATGAGTGCTCCCGTCAAATAGTCGGAAACGAAGCGTTTTTGGGAATCCCTGCATTTCCGAAGACATTTCTTCATAAATGTGGAAAGCCTCGATTGATCGCGGACTTTCTTTCTGATCAGTCATTTCGACAATAATGTCGTACTCTATTGAAATGTGAAAGCTCTGAAACGATGTCAATTAAAGTTTATTACGATGCCGATG from Rubinisphaera italica includes the following:
- a CDS encoding cryptochrome/photolyase family protein; translation: MSDSEKDFPVIIWFRQDMRLVDHPALLEASKLRRPLILLYILPERETDWFLGGATCWWLHRSLQVLSDHLKAEFNQKLILRQGDALTVLKDVIQQTEASAVFWNRIYEPHEQATDEQIITELSDEAVVCELFPASLLVDPTDIYTQSDNPYQVFTPFWIACLKKLEFAKPLPKPKKLTVPKKFPQSLALKDLKLNPTIDWAGGLEEMWSPGTEGALKNLDKFLTELVEDYQEERNLPSHYGTSRLSPHLHFGEITPRQVYWETQDVIAKFRDQNKSDAVKNADIYLSEIGWREFSYYVLYHFPHTVSEPLQEKFQDFSWKSSKKWLKAWQKGQTGYPIVDAGMRELWLTGWMHNRVRMIVASFLTKDLQIHWREGADWFMDTLVDADLASNTFGWQWASGCGADAAPYFRVFNPTTQSEKFDKQGDYLRKWCPELADLPNKWIHKPAEAPEQVLQQAGVELGKDYPKPIVNHAEQRDLALEKWEKIK
- the ilvN gene encoding acetolactate synthase small subunit; this encodes MKHVLSALVMNQPGVLAHISGMLASRAFNIESLAVGETDIPEFSRMTFVVSGDDRVLDQVRKQLEKIVTVVQVIDFSNKDFVERDLMLIKVRTEGTSMTQVKEMVDIFRAKIVDVRPHQVMIEISGPEQKIAAFVDVMRPFGIIELVRTGRIALTRENIEKPVLYDLQPMSAPVK